A window of the Bradyrhizobium diazoefficiens genome harbors these coding sequences:
- a CDS encoding branched-chain amino acid ABC transporter permease — protein sequence MNTAFLIQLLVNGLVVGTLYGVVAMSFVLIYKATQVVNFAQGELLLVGAWVCWALLAKYQVPFWIGMPMTLVFMFVFGIAIQVLILRPMIGEPIISVIMVTIGLSTVLQATLKWMFGVNPQPFPRVFESQSVGLFGLQIQTVYVMSLVVSVAMMIGMAWFFRASKYGLAMRATAFNQQVAQSLGISVKSVFAMAWAISATVSAVAGVVVAVVNGVSSGLAAYGIKVFPAAILGGLDSVGGAVLGGIIIGLLENIAQYVDSQYLHWGNLYEIAPFYVLIIVLMIKPYGLFGTHDIERI from the coding sequence ATGAACACCGCCTTCCTCATCCAGCTCCTGGTCAACGGCCTCGTGGTCGGCACGCTCTATGGCGTGGTCGCGATGTCGTTCGTGCTGATCTACAAGGCGACGCAGGTCGTCAATTTCGCGCAAGGTGAACTGCTGCTGGTCGGCGCCTGGGTGTGCTGGGCGCTGCTCGCGAAATACCAGGTGCCGTTCTGGATCGGCATGCCGATGACGCTGGTGTTCATGTTCGTGTTCGGCATCGCGATCCAGGTCCTGATCCTCAGGCCAATGATCGGCGAACCCATCATCTCGGTCATCATGGTGACGATCGGCCTCTCCACGGTCCTGCAGGCGACGCTGAAATGGATGTTCGGCGTCAACCCGCAGCCGTTCCCCCGCGTATTCGAGAGCCAGTCGGTCGGCCTGTTCGGCCTCCAGATCCAGACCGTCTATGTCATGAGCCTGGTCGTGTCGGTCGCGATGATGATCGGCATGGCCTGGTTCTTCCGTGCATCGAAATACGGCCTCGCAATGCGCGCCACTGCGTTCAACCAGCAAGTGGCGCAGTCGCTCGGCATTTCCGTGAAGAGCGTGTTCGCGATGGCCTGGGCGATCTCGGCCACCGTCTCCGCGGTCGCGGGCGTCGTCGTCGCCGTGGTGAACGGCGTGTCCTCGGGCCTTGCCGCCTACGGCATCAAGGTGTTTCCGGCGGCAATCCTCGGCGGGCTCGATTCCGTCGGCGGCGCCGTGCTCGGCGGCATCATCATTGGCCTGCTCGAGAACATCGCGCAATATGTCGACAGCCAGTACCTGCACTGGGGCAATCTCTACGAGATCGCGCCGTTCTACGTCCTCATCATCGTGCTGATGATCAAGCCTTACGGCCTGTTCGGCACCCACGACATCGAGCGGATCTGA
- a CDS encoding long-chain fatty acid--CoA ligase, with protein MMDYAGRVAQADTYPKMLRLNAREHGNEIALREKDLGLWRPFTWNDYQTRVRDFALGLIEFGLGRGDVIGIIGDNRPDWVAAEVAAHAIGGLSLGLYRDVLDEEASYLLNYGEAQLVFAEDEEQVDKLLALAERVPRLKHIIYSDPRGMRKYDDPRLMSAEKFAELGRARATREPELYDKLVDATKGEDVAILCTTSGTTSHPKLAMLAAGRVLGHCATYLTFDPKGPDDEYVSVLPLPWIMEQVYVLGKGLLCRMKINFVEEPDTMMSDLREIAPTFVLFAPRVWESIAADVRAKVMDATPFKQRLFDIGMKSGLAALEQGKRSGFADAILFRALRDRLGFTRLRSAATGGAALGPDTFKFFQAMGVPLRTLYGQTELLGAYTLHPAGKVDPDTTGVPMADSVEIRIDNADIHGVGEIVVRHPNMFLGYYKNPEASVADIRDGWMLSGDAGYFNANRQLVVIDRIKDLAETSRGERFSPQFIENKLKFSPYIAEAVVLGAGRDALAAMICIRYSIISKWAEKNRLSFTTYSDLASRPEVYALLRKEVETVNATLPPAQRISRFLLLYKELDADDGELTRTRKVRRSVINEKYEGIIDAIYRGTADIPVDTVIRFQDGTTQRVRTTLRVVDLGGQSPLAEAAE; from the coding sequence ATGATGGATTATGCAGGCCGCGTCGCACAGGCCGATACCTATCCGAAGATGCTCCGGCTCAATGCCAGGGAGCATGGCAACGAGATTGCGCTCCGCGAAAAGGATCTCGGGCTCTGGCGCCCCTTCACCTGGAACGATTACCAGACCCGCGTGCGCGATTTCGCGCTCGGGCTGATCGAGTTCGGCCTTGGTCGCGGCGACGTCATTGGCATCATCGGCGACAACCGGCCGGACTGGGTTGCTGCGGAAGTCGCGGCCCATGCGATCGGCGGGTTGAGCCTCGGGCTCTATCGCGACGTGCTCGATGAAGAGGCGTCCTATCTTCTTAACTACGGCGAGGCCCAGCTCGTGTTCGCTGAGGACGAGGAGCAGGTCGACAAGCTGCTGGCGCTGGCCGAGCGCGTGCCGCGACTGAAGCACATCATCTATTCCGACCCGCGCGGCATGCGGAAATATGACGATCCCCGGCTGATGTCGGCGGAGAAATTCGCCGAGCTTGGGCGTGCCCGCGCGACCCGCGAACCTGAGCTGTACGACAAGCTGGTCGATGCCACCAAGGGCGAGGATGTCGCCATCCTCTGCACGACGTCGGGCACCACCTCACACCCAAAACTTGCGATGCTCGCCGCCGGCCGCGTGCTCGGCCATTGCGCGACTTATCTCACCTTCGATCCGAAGGGGCCGGACGACGAATACGTCTCGGTGCTGCCGCTGCCCTGGATCATGGAGCAGGTCTACGTGCTCGGCAAAGGTCTGCTCTGCCGGATGAAGATCAACTTCGTCGAAGAGCCTGACACGATGATGAGCGATCTGCGCGAGATCGCGCCGACATTCGTGCTGTTCGCGCCACGCGTCTGGGAATCCATCGCCGCCGACGTCCGCGCCAAGGTGATGGACGCGACGCCGTTCAAGCAGCGCCTGTTCGACATCGGGATGAAAAGCGGTCTCGCGGCGCTCGAGCAGGGCAAGCGCTCGGGCTTTGCTGATGCGATCCTGTTCCGCGCCTTGCGCGACCGGCTCGGCTTCACGCGGCTGCGCTCGGCCGCTACCGGCGGCGCGGCGCTCGGCCCTGATACCTTCAAGTTCTTCCAGGCCATGGGCGTGCCGCTGCGCACGCTCTACGGCCAGACCGAGCTGCTGGGGGCCTACACGCTGCATCCCGCCGGCAAGGTCGACCCTGACACGACAGGCGTGCCGATGGCCGACAGCGTCGAGATCCGCATCGACAATGCCGACATCCATGGTGTCGGCGAGATCGTGGTGCGGCATCCCAATATGTTCCTCGGCTACTACAAGAACCCGGAAGCAAGCGTCGCCGACATCCGGGACGGCTGGATGCTGTCGGGTGACGCCGGCTATTTCAACGCGAACCGCCAGCTCGTCGTCATCGACCGCATCAAGGATCTCGCCGAGACCTCGCGCGGCGAACGCTTCTCACCGCAGTTCATCGAGAACAAGCTGAAATTCTCGCCCTATATCGCCGAAGCCGTAGTGCTGGGGGCCGGCCGCGATGCGCTCGCCGCGATGATCTGCATCCGCTACTCCATCATCTCGAAATGGGCGGAGAAGAACAGGCTTTCGTTCACGACCTACAGCGATCTCGCCTCACGGCCCGAGGTCTATGCCCTGCTTCGCAAGGAAGTCGAGACCGTCAACGCCACGCTGCCGCCGGCGCAGCGCATCTCGCGCTTCCTGTTGCTCTACAAGGAGCTCGACGCCGACGACGGCGAGCTCACCCGCACGCGAAAAGTGCGCCGTAGCGTCATCAACGAGAAATACGAAGGCATCATCGACGCAATCTATCGCGGCACCGCCGACATTCCCGTCGACACCGTGATCCGCTTCCAGGACGGCACAACGCAAAGGGTACGAACCACGCTGCGGGTGGTGGATCTGGGCGGACAAAGTCCCCTGGCGGAGGCTGCGGAGTGA
- a CDS encoding ABC transporter ATP-binding protein, with protein MATSLEVRGVSLRFGGVRALTDVSFAINEGELFSIIGPNGAGKTSIVNCISGRYKPTEGQLFYGGRDITGLTPNARPTLGIGRTFQNLALFHHMSVLDNIMVGRHHLLKNNFLTGSLYWLTGARKEELEHRRKVEEIIDFLDLQSVRKAQAGTLSYGLRKRVELARAMALEPRLILLDEPMAGMNFEEKEDMARYIVDLNEEFGMTVVMIEHDMGVVMDISHRVMVLDFGRKIAEGDPAAVLADPHVRRAYLGEEDEVLVDPDDAPPAQESAA; from the coding sequence GTGGCTACCAGTCTCGAAGTGCGCGGCGTGTCCTTGCGGTTCGGCGGCGTTCGCGCGCTGACCGATGTCAGCTTCGCCATCAATGAGGGCGAGCTGTTCTCGATCATCGGCCCCAATGGGGCCGGCAAGACCTCGATCGTGAACTGCATTTCCGGCCGCTACAAGCCGACTGAAGGCCAGCTGTTCTACGGGGGACGCGACATCACCGGCCTGACGCCGAATGCGCGTCCCACGCTCGGCATCGGCCGCACCTTTCAGAACCTCGCGCTGTTCCACCACATGAGCGTGCTCGACAACATCATGGTCGGCCGTCATCACCTGCTGAAGAACAATTTCCTCACGGGCTCGCTGTACTGGCTCACCGGCGCGCGCAAGGAAGAGCTCGAGCACCGCCGCAAGGTGGAAGAGATCATCGACTTTCTTGATCTCCAGTCGGTGCGCAAAGCACAGGCCGGCACCCTCTCCTACGGCCTGCGCAAGCGCGTCGAGCTTGCGCGTGCCATGGCGCTCGAGCCGCGCCTCATTCTCCTCGACGAGCCGATGGCCGGCATGAATTTCGAGGAGAAGGAGGACATGGCCCGATACATCGTCGACCTCAACGAGGAGTTCGGGATGACCGTGGTGATGATCGAGCACGACATGGGCGTGGTGATGGACATCTCCCACCGCGTCATGGTGCTGGACTTCGGCCGCAAGATCGCCGAGGGCGATCCCGCCGCCGTGCTCGCCGATCCCCACGTCCGGCGCGCCTATCTCGGCGAGGAGGACGAGGTGCTGGTCGATCCCGACGATGCGCCGCCGGCGCAGGAGAGCGCGGCATGA